Proteins encoded by one window of Leopardus geoffroyi isolate Oge1 chromosome X, O.geoffroyi_Oge1_pat1.0, whole genome shotgun sequence:
- the KDM5C gene encoding lysine-specific demethylase 5C isoform X5, producing MEPGSDDFLPPPECPVFEPSWAEFRDPLGYIAKIRPIAEKSGICKIRPPADWQPPFAVEVDNFRFTPRIQRLNELEAQTRVKLNYLDQIAKFWEIQGSSLKIPNVERRILDLYSLSKIVVEEGGYEAICKDRRWARVAQRLNYPPGKNIGSLLRSHYERIVYPYEMYQSGANLVQCNTRPFDNEEKDKEYKPHSIPLRQSVQPSKFNSYGRRAKRLQPDPEPTEEDIEKNPELKKLQIYGAGPKMMGLGLMAKDKTLRKKDKEGPECPPTVVVKEESGGDVKVESTSPKTFLESKEEMSHSPEPCTKMTMRLRRNHSNAQFIESYVCRMCSRGDEDDKLLLCDGCDDNYHIFCLLPPLPEIPKGVWRCPKCVMAECKRPPEAFGFEQATREYTLQSFGEMADSFKADYFNMPVHMVPTELVEKEFWRLVNSIEEDVTVEYGADIHSKEFGSGFPVSDSKRHLTPEEEEYATSGWNLNVMPVLEQSVLCHINADISGMKVPWLYVGMVFSAFCWHIEDHWSYSINYLHWGEPKTWYGVPSLAAEHLEEVMKKLTPELFDSQPDLLHQLVTLMNPNTLMSHGVPVVRTNQCAGEFVITFPRAYHSGFNQGYNFAEAVNFCTADWLPAGRQCIEHYRRLRRYCVFSHEELICKMAACPEKLDLNLAAAVHKEMFIMVQEERRLRKALLEKGITEAEREAFELLPDDERQCIKCKTTCFLSALACYDCPDGLVCLSHINDLCKCSSSRQYLRYRYTLDELPAMLHKLKVRAESFDTWANKVRVALEVEDGRKRSLEELRALESEARERRFPNSELLQQLKNCLSEAEACVSRALGLVSGQEAGPHRVAGLQMTLAELRAFLDQMNNLPCAMHQIGDVKGILEQVEAYQAEAREALASLPSSPGLLQSLLERGQLLGVEVPEAQQLQRQVEQARWLDEVKRTLAPSARRGTLAVMRGLLVAGASVAPSPAVDKARAELQELLTIAERWEEKAHLCLEARQKHPPATLEAIIHEAENIPVHLPNIQALKEALAKARAWIADVDEIQNGDHYPCLDDLEGLVAVGRDLPVGLEELRQLELQVLTAHSWREKASKTFLKRNSCYTLLEVLCPCADAGSDSTKRSRWMEKELGLYKSDTELLGLSAQDLRDPGSVIVAFKEGEQKEKEGILQLRRTNSAKPSPLASSTTASSATSVCVCGQVPAGVGALQCDLCQDWFHGRCVSVPRLLSSPRPSPTSSPLLAWWEWDTKFLCPLCMRSRRPRLETILALLVALQRLPVRLPEGEALQCLTERAISWQGRARQALASEDVTALLGRLAELRQRLQAEPRPEEPPTYPSAPASDPLREGSGKDMPKVQGLLENGDSVTSPEKVAPGEGSDLELLSSLLPQLTGPVLELPEATRAPLEELMLEGDLLEVTLDENHSIWQLLQAGQPPDMERIRTLLELEKAERHGSRARGRALERRRRRKVDRGGEGDDPAREELEPKRVRSSGPEAEEAQEEEELEEETGGEGPPQPLPTTGSPSTQENQNGLEPALGATSGPSAPFSTLTPRLHVPCPQQPPQQQL from the exons GACTGGCAGCCACCCTTTGCTGTAGAAGTGGACAACTTCAGGTTTACTCCCCGAATCCAGAGGCTGAATGAACTAGAG GCCCAGACAAGAGTGAAGCTGAACTATTTGGACCAGATTGCCAAATTCTGGGAAATCCAGGGCTCCTCCTTAAAAATTCCCAATGTAGAACGGCGGATCTTGGACCTCTACAGCCTCAGCAAA ATCGTGGTGGAGGAAGGTGGCTATGAAGCCATCTGCAAAGACCGTCGGTGGGCCCGGGTGGCCCAGCGCCTCAACTACCCACCAGGCAAAAACATTGGTTCCCTGCTACGCTCCCACTATGAACGCATCGTTTACCCCTATGAGATGTACCAGTCTGGAGCCAACCTGGTG CAGTGCAACACACGTCCATTTGATAATGAGGAAAAGGACAAGGAATACAAACCCCACAGTATCCCCCTTCGACAGTCCGTGCAACCTTCCAAGTTCAATAGCTATGGCCGGCGGGCCAAGAGACTGCAGCCTGAT CCGGAACCCACGGAAGAAGACATTGAAAAGAATCCGGAACTGAAGAAGCTACAGATCTATGGGGCAGGCCCCAAGATGATGGGCCTGGGCCTCATGGCCAAGGATAAGACTCTGCGGAAGAAAG ATAAGGAAGGGCCTGAGTGTCCCCCCACCGTAGTGGTGAAGGAGGAGTCAGGCGGGGATGTGAAGGTGGAGTCAACCTCACCTAAGACCTTCCTGGAGAGCAAGGAGGAGATGAgtcacagcccagagccctgcACCAAGATGACCATGAGACTGCGGAGGAACCACAGCAATGCCCAGTTT ATCGAGTCCTATGTTTGCCGGATGTGTTCCCGAGGGGATGAGGATGACAAGCTTCTGCTGTGTGATGGCTGTGATGACAACTACCACATCTTCTGCCTGCTGCCTCCTCTGCCTGAGATTCCCAAGGGTGTCTGGAGGTGCCCAAAGTGTGTCATGGCG GAGTGTAAGCGCCCCCCTGAAGCCTTTGGCTTTGAGCAGGCTACCCGGGAATACACTCTGCAGAGCTTTGGCGAGATGGCTGACTCCTTTAAAGCTGATTACTTCAACATGCCTGTGCAC ATGGTGCCCACAGAACTCGTGGAGAAGGAGTTCTGGCGGTTGGTAAACAGCATTGAGGAAGATGTGACTGTTGAGTATGGGGCTGACATCCATTCCAAAGAATTTGGTAGCGGTTTCCCCGTCAGTGACAGTAAGCGGCACCTAACCCCTGAGGAGGAG GAGTATGCTACCAGTGGTTGGAACCTGAATGTGATGCCAGTGTTGGAGCAGTCTGTACTATGCCACATCAATGCAGATATTTCTGGCATGAAGGTGCCCTGGCTCTATGTGGGCATGGTCTTTTCAGCCTTTTGCTGGCATATTGAGGATCACTGGAGTTACTCCATTAACTACCTCCATTG GGGTGAGCCGAAGACCTGGTATGGGGTACCCTCACTTGCAGCAGAACATTTGGAAGAGGTGATGAAGAAGCTGACACCTGAGCTCTTTGATAGCCAGCCTGACCTCCTGCACCAACTTGTCACCCTCATGAATCCCAATACCCTCATGTCCCATGGTGTGCCG GTTGTCCGTACAAACCAGTGTGCAGGAGAATTTGTCATTACCTTCCCTCGTGCTTACCACAGTGGCTTCAACCAAGGCTACAACTTTGCGGAGGCTGTCAACTTTTGCACTGCTGACTGG TTGCCAGCTGGGCGCCAATGCATTGAGCACTACCGCCGGCTCCGAAGATACTGCGTCTTCTCCCATGAGGAGCTCATCTGTAAGATGGCTGCCTGCCCAGAGAAGCTGGACCTGAACCTGGCCGCAGCTGTGCATAAGGAGATGTTCATCATGGTGCAGGAGGAACGGCGACTACGAAAGGCCCTGCTTGAAAAG GGCATCACGGAAGCTGAGCGAGAGGCTTTTGAGCTACTCCCAGATGACGAGCGCCAATGCATCAAGTGCAAGACCACATGCTTCCTGTCAGCTCTGGCCTGCTACGACTGCCCAGACGGGCTTGTCTGCCTTTCCCACATCAATGACCTCTGCAAGTGCTCCAGTAGCCGGCAGTACCTGCG GTATCGATACACCTTGGATGAGCTCCCTGCTATGCTGCATAAACTGAAGGTTCGGGCCGAGTCCTTTGACACCTGGGCCAACAAAGTTCGAGTGGCCCTGGAGGTGGAGGATGGGCGGAAGCGCA gCCTTGAAGAGCTGAGGGCACTAGAGTCTGAGGCCCGTGAACGGAGGTTTCCTAACAGTGAGCTGCTGCAGCAACTGAAGAACTGCCTGAGTGAGGCAGAGGCCTGCGTGTCCCGGGCTCTGGGACTAGTCAGCGGCCAGGAAGCCGG CCCCCACAGGGTGGCTGGTCTACAGATGACCCTGGCTGAGCTCCGGGCATTTCTGGACCAGATGAACAACCTGCCTTGTGCCATGCACCAGATTGGGGATGTCAAG GGTATTCTGGAACAGGTGGAGGCCTACCAGGCTGAGGCCCGTGAGGCCCTGGCCTCGCTGCCCTCCAGTCCAGGGCTACTGCAGTCCCTGTTGGAGAGGGGGCAGCTGCTAGGGGTGGAGGTGCCCGAGGCCCAGCAGCTCCAGCGGCAGGTGGAACAGGCACGATGGCTGGATGAGGTGAAGCGCACGCTGGCCCCCTCGGCCCGGAGGGGCACCCTGGCTGTCATGCGGGGACTTTTGGTCGCGGGTGCTAGCGTAGCCCCTAGCCCTGCTGTGGACAAAGCCCGGGCTGAGCTGCAGGAGCTGCTGACCATTGCTGAACGCTGGGAGGAGAAAGCCCACCTCTGCTTGGAGGCCAG GCAGAAGCATCCACCAGCCACACTCGAGGCCATAATCCATGAGGCAGAAAACATCCCTGTTCACCTGCCCAACATCCAGGCTCTCAAGGAGGCTCTTGCTAAGGCCCGGGCCTGGATTGCTGATGTGGATGAGATCCAA AATGGTGACCACTACCCCTGCTTGGATGACTTAGAGGGCCTGGTGGCCGTGGGCCGGGACCTACCTGTGGGCTTGGAGGAGTTGAGACAGCTAGAGCTGCAGGTACTGACTGCACACTCCTGGAGGGAGAAGGCATCCAAGACTTTCCTCAAGAGGAATTCCTGCTACACGCTGCTGGAG GTGCTCTGCCCGTGTGCAGACGCCGGCTCAGACAGCACCAAGCGCAGCCGGTGGATGGAGAAGGAGCTGGGGTTGTACAAATCTGACACGGAGCTGCTGGGACTGTCTGCACAGGacctcagggacccaggctctgtG ATCGTGGCCTTCAAGGAGGGggaacagaaggagaaggagggtaTCCTGCAGCTGCGTCGCACCAACTCCGCCAAGCCCAGTCCACTGGCATCATCGACCACAGCTTCCTCTGCAACCTCCGTCTGTGTGTGTGGGCAGGTGCCGGCCGGGGTGGGAGCTCTGCAGTGTGACCTGTGTCAGGACTGGTTCCATGGGCGATGTGTGTCGGTACCCCGCCTCCTCAGCTCCCCAAGGCCCAGTCCCACCTCGTCCCCGCTGCTGGCCTGGTGGGAGTGGGACACCAAATTCTTGTGTCCGCTGTGCATGCGCTCACGGCGCCCCCGCCTGGAGACCATCCTGGCACTGCTGGTAGCCCTGCAGAGACTGCCTGTGCGGCTGCCTGAGGGCGAGGCCCTGCAGTGTCTCACAGAGAGGGCCATCAGCTGGCAAGGCCGTGCCAGGCAGGCTTTGGCCTCTGAGGATGTGACTGCTCTGTTGGGACGGCTGGCCGAGCTTCGCCAGCGGCTGCAGGCTGAACCCAGGCCTGAGGAACCCCCTACCTACCCTTCAGCCCCTGCCTCTGACCCTCTCAGAGAAGGCAGTGGCAAGGATATGCCCAAG GTCCAGGGGTTGCTGGAGAACGGAGACAGTGTGACCAGTCCTGAGAAGGTAGCCCCCGGGGAGGGCTCAG ACCTGGAGCTGCTTTCCTCGCTGTTGCCACAGTTGACTGGCCCTGTGTTGGAGCTGCCTGAGGCAACTCGGGCCCCTCTAGAGGAGCTTATGTTAGAAGGGGACCTGCTTGAGGTGACCCTGGATGAAAACCACAGCATTTGGCAGCTATTGCAGGCTGGGCAGCCTCCAGACATGGAGCGGATCCGCACACTTCTAGAG CTGGAAAAGGCAGAGCGCCATGGGAGCCGGGCACGGGGCCGGGCGTTGGAGAGGCGGCGACGGCGGAAGGTGGATCGGGGTGGGGAGGGCGATGACCCAGCCCGAGAGGAGCTAGAGCCAAAGAGGGTACGGAGCTCAGGGCCAGAGGCTgaggaggcccaggaggaggaggagctggaggaggagactGGGGGTGAgggccccccccaacccctgcccaccACTGGCAGCCCCAGCACCCAGGAGAACCAGAATGGCTTGGAGCCGGCACTAGGGGCCACTTCAGGCCCCTCGGCCCCTTTCTCTACTCTGACTCCTAGGCTGCATGTGCCCTGCCCACAGCAGCCACCTCAGCAACAGTTGTGA
- the KDM5C gene encoding lysine-specific demethylase 5C isoform X3, with protein sequence MEPGSDDFLPPPECPVFEPSWAEFRDPLGYIAKIRPIAEKSGICKIRPPADWQPPFAVEVDNFRFTPRIQRLNELEAQTRVKLNYLDQIAKFWEIQGSSLKIPNVERRILDLYSLSKIVVEEGGYEAICKDRRWARVAQRLNYPPGKNIGSLLRSHYERIVYPYEMYQSGANLVQCNTRPFDNEEKDKEYKPHSIPLRQSVQPSKFNSYGRRAKRLQPDPEPTEEDIEKNPELKKLQIYGAGPKMMGLGLMAKDKTLRKKDKEGPECPPTVVVKEESGGDVKVESTSPKTFLESKEEMSHSPEPCTKMTMRLRRNHSNAQFIESYVCRMCSRGDEDDKLLLCDGCDDNYHIFCLLPPLPEIPKGVWRCPKCVMAECKRPPEAFGFEQATREYTLQSFGEMADSFKADYFNMPVHMVPTELVEKEFWRLVNSIEEDVTVEYGADIHSKEFGSGFPVSDSKRHLTPEEEEYATSGWNLNVMPVLEQSVLCHINADISGMKVPWLYVGMVFSAFCWHIEDHWSYSINYLHWGEPKTWYGVPSLAAEHLEEVMKKLTPELFDSQPDLLHQLVTLMNPNTLMSHGVPVVRTNQCAGEFVITFPRAYHSGFNQGYNFAEAVNFCTADWLPAGRQCIEHYRRLRRYCVFSHEELICKMAACPEKLDLNLAAAVHKEMFIMVQEERRLRKALLEKGITEAEREAFELLPDDERQCIKCKTTCFLSALACYDCPDGLVCLSHINDLCKCSSSRQYLRYRYTLDELPAMLHKLKVRAESFDTWANKVRVALEVEDGRKRSLEELRALESEARERRFPNSELLQQLKNCLSEAEACVSRALGLVSGQEAGPHRVAGLQMTLAELRAFLDQMNNLPCAMHQIGDVKGILEQVEAYQAEAREALASLPSSPGLLQSLLERGQLLGVEVPEAQQLQRQVEQARWLDEVKRTLAPSARRGTLAVMRGLLVAGASVAPSPAVDKARAELQELLTIAERWEEKAHLCLEARQKHPPATLEAIIHEAENIPVHLPNIQALKEALAKARAWIADVDEIQNGDHYPCLDDLEGLVAVGRDLPVGLEELRQLELQVLTAHSWREKASKTFLKRNSCYTLLEVLCPCADAGSDSTKRSRWMEKELGLYKSDTELLGLSAQDLRDPGSVIVAFKEGEQKEKEGILQLRRTNSAKPSPLASSTTASSATSVCVCGQVPAGVGALQCDLCQDWFHGRCVSVPRLLSSPRPSPTSSPLLAWWEWDTKFLCPLCMRSRRPRLETILALLVALQRLPVRLPEGEALQCLTERAISWQGRARQALASEDVTALLGRLAELRQRLQAEPRPEEPPTYPSAPASDPLREGSGKDMPKVQGLLENGDSVTSPEKVAPGEGSGKRDLELLSSLLPQLTGPVLELPEATRAPLEELMLEGDLLEVTLDENHSIWQLLQAGQPPDMERIRTLLELEKAERHGSRARGRALERRRRRKVDRGGEGDDPAREELEPKRVRSSGPEAEEAQEEEELEEETGGEGPPQPLPTTGSPSTQENQNGLEPALGATSGPSAPFSTLTPRLHVPCPQQPPQQQL encoded by the exons GACTGGCAGCCACCCTTTGCTGTAGAAGTGGACAACTTCAGGTTTACTCCCCGAATCCAGAGGCTGAATGAACTAGAG GCCCAGACAAGAGTGAAGCTGAACTATTTGGACCAGATTGCCAAATTCTGGGAAATCCAGGGCTCCTCCTTAAAAATTCCCAATGTAGAACGGCGGATCTTGGACCTCTACAGCCTCAGCAAA ATCGTGGTGGAGGAAGGTGGCTATGAAGCCATCTGCAAAGACCGTCGGTGGGCCCGGGTGGCCCAGCGCCTCAACTACCCACCAGGCAAAAACATTGGTTCCCTGCTACGCTCCCACTATGAACGCATCGTTTACCCCTATGAGATGTACCAGTCTGGAGCCAACCTGGTG CAGTGCAACACACGTCCATTTGATAATGAGGAAAAGGACAAGGAATACAAACCCCACAGTATCCCCCTTCGACAGTCCGTGCAACCTTCCAAGTTCAATAGCTATGGCCGGCGGGCCAAGAGACTGCAGCCTGAT CCGGAACCCACGGAAGAAGACATTGAAAAGAATCCGGAACTGAAGAAGCTACAGATCTATGGGGCAGGCCCCAAGATGATGGGCCTGGGCCTCATGGCCAAGGATAAGACTCTGCGGAAGAAAG ATAAGGAAGGGCCTGAGTGTCCCCCCACCGTAGTGGTGAAGGAGGAGTCAGGCGGGGATGTGAAGGTGGAGTCAACCTCACCTAAGACCTTCCTGGAGAGCAAGGAGGAGATGAgtcacagcccagagccctgcACCAAGATGACCATGAGACTGCGGAGGAACCACAGCAATGCCCAGTTT ATCGAGTCCTATGTTTGCCGGATGTGTTCCCGAGGGGATGAGGATGACAAGCTTCTGCTGTGTGATGGCTGTGATGACAACTACCACATCTTCTGCCTGCTGCCTCCTCTGCCTGAGATTCCCAAGGGTGTCTGGAGGTGCCCAAAGTGTGTCATGGCG GAGTGTAAGCGCCCCCCTGAAGCCTTTGGCTTTGAGCAGGCTACCCGGGAATACACTCTGCAGAGCTTTGGCGAGATGGCTGACTCCTTTAAAGCTGATTACTTCAACATGCCTGTGCAC ATGGTGCCCACAGAACTCGTGGAGAAGGAGTTCTGGCGGTTGGTAAACAGCATTGAGGAAGATGTGACTGTTGAGTATGGGGCTGACATCCATTCCAAAGAATTTGGTAGCGGTTTCCCCGTCAGTGACAGTAAGCGGCACCTAACCCCTGAGGAGGAG GAGTATGCTACCAGTGGTTGGAACCTGAATGTGATGCCAGTGTTGGAGCAGTCTGTACTATGCCACATCAATGCAGATATTTCTGGCATGAAGGTGCCCTGGCTCTATGTGGGCATGGTCTTTTCAGCCTTTTGCTGGCATATTGAGGATCACTGGAGTTACTCCATTAACTACCTCCATTG GGGTGAGCCGAAGACCTGGTATGGGGTACCCTCACTTGCAGCAGAACATTTGGAAGAGGTGATGAAGAAGCTGACACCTGAGCTCTTTGATAGCCAGCCTGACCTCCTGCACCAACTTGTCACCCTCATGAATCCCAATACCCTCATGTCCCATGGTGTGCCG GTTGTCCGTACAAACCAGTGTGCAGGAGAATTTGTCATTACCTTCCCTCGTGCTTACCACAGTGGCTTCAACCAAGGCTACAACTTTGCGGAGGCTGTCAACTTTTGCACTGCTGACTGG TTGCCAGCTGGGCGCCAATGCATTGAGCACTACCGCCGGCTCCGAAGATACTGCGTCTTCTCCCATGAGGAGCTCATCTGTAAGATGGCTGCCTGCCCAGAGAAGCTGGACCTGAACCTGGCCGCAGCTGTGCATAAGGAGATGTTCATCATGGTGCAGGAGGAACGGCGACTACGAAAGGCCCTGCTTGAAAAG GGCATCACGGAAGCTGAGCGAGAGGCTTTTGAGCTACTCCCAGATGACGAGCGCCAATGCATCAAGTGCAAGACCACATGCTTCCTGTCAGCTCTGGCCTGCTACGACTGCCCAGACGGGCTTGTCTGCCTTTCCCACATCAATGACCTCTGCAAGTGCTCCAGTAGCCGGCAGTACCTGCG GTATCGATACACCTTGGATGAGCTCCCTGCTATGCTGCATAAACTGAAGGTTCGGGCCGAGTCCTTTGACACCTGGGCCAACAAAGTTCGAGTGGCCCTGGAGGTGGAGGATGGGCGGAAGCGCA gCCTTGAAGAGCTGAGGGCACTAGAGTCTGAGGCCCGTGAACGGAGGTTTCCTAACAGTGAGCTGCTGCAGCAACTGAAGAACTGCCTGAGTGAGGCAGAGGCCTGCGTGTCCCGGGCTCTGGGACTAGTCAGCGGCCAGGAAGCCGG CCCCCACAGGGTGGCTGGTCTACAGATGACCCTGGCTGAGCTCCGGGCATTTCTGGACCAGATGAACAACCTGCCTTGTGCCATGCACCAGATTGGGGATGTCAAG GGTATTCTGGAACAGGTGGAGGCCTACCAGGCTGAGGCCCGTGAGGCCCTGGCCTCGCTGCCCTCCAGTCCAGGGCTACTGCAGTCCCTGTTGGAGAGGGGGCAGCTGCTAGGGGTGGAGGTGCCCGAGGCCCAGCAGCTCCAGCGGCAGGTGGAACAGGCACGATGGCTGGATGAGGTGAAGCGCACGCTGGCCCCCTCGGCCCGGAGGGGCACCCTGGCTGTCATGCGGGGACTTTTGGTCGCGGGTGCTAGCGTAGCCCCTAGCCCTGCTGTGGACAAAGCCCGGGCTGAGCTGCAGGAGCTGCTGACCATTGCTGAACGCTGGGAGGAGAAAGCCCACCTCTGCTTGGAGGCCAG GCAGAAGCATCCACCAGCCACACTCGAGGCCATAATCCATGAGGCAGAAAACATCCCTGTTCACCTGCCCAACATCCAGGCTCTCAAGGAGGCTCTTGCTAAGGCCCGGGCCTGGATTGCTGATGTGGATGAGATCCAA AATGGTGACCACTACCCCTGCTTGGATGACTTAGAGGGCCTGGTGGCCGTGGGCCGGGACCTACCTGTGGGCTTGGAGGAGTTGAGACAGCTAGAGCTGCAGGTACTGACTGCACACTCCTGGAGGGAGAAGGCATCCAAGACTTTCCTCAAGAGGAATTCCTGCTACACGCTGCTGGAG GTGCTCTGCCCGTGTGCAGACGCCGGCTCAGACAGCACCAAGCGCAGCCGGTGGATGGAGAAGGAGCTGGGGTTGTACAAATCTGACACGGAGCTGCTGGGACTGTCTGCACAGGacctcagggacccaggctctgtG ATCGTGGCCTTCAAGGAGGGggaacagaaggagaaggagggtaTCCTGCAGCTGCGTCGCACCAACTCCGCCAAGCCCAGTCCACTGGCATCATCGACCACAGCTTCCTCTGCAACCTCCGTCTGTGTGTGTGGGCAGGTGCCGGCCGGGGTGGGAGCTCTGCAGTGTGACCTGTGTCAGGACTGGTTCCATGGGCGATGTGTGTCGGTACCCCGCCTCCTCAGCTCCCCAAGGCCCAGTCCCACCTCGTCCCCGCTGCTGGCCTGGTGGGAGTGGGACACCAAATTCTTGTGTCCGCTGTGCATGCGCTCACGGCGCCCCCGCCTGGAGACCATCCTGGCACTGCTGGTAGCCCTGCAGAGACTGCCTGTGCGGCTGCCTGAGGGCGAGGCCCTGCAGTGTCTCACAGAGAGGGCCATCAGCTGGCAAGGCCGTGCCAGGCAGGCTTTGGCCTCTGAGGATGTGACTGCTCTGTTGGGACGGCTGGCCGAGCTTCGCCAGCGGCTGCAGGCTGAACCCAGGCCTGAGGAACCCCCTACCTACCCTTCAGCCCCTGCCTCTGACCCTCTCAGAGAAGGCAGTGGCAAGGATATGCCCAAG GTCCAGGGGTTGCTGGAGAACGGAGACAGTGTGACCAGTCCTGAGAAGGTAGCCCCCGGGGAGGGCTCAGGTAAGAGAG ACCTGGAGCTGCTTTCCTCGCTGTTGCCACAGTTGACTGGCCCTGTGTTGGAGCTGCCTGAGGCAACTCGGGCCCCTCTAGAGGAGCTTATGTTAGAAGGGGACCTGCTTGAGGTGACCCTGGATGAAAACCACAGCATTTGGCAGCTATTGCAGGCTGGGCAGCCTCCAGACATGGAGCGGATCCGCACACTTCTAGAG CTGGAAAAGGCAGAGCGCCATGGGAGCCGGGCACGGGGCCGGGCGTTGGAGAGGCGGCGACGGCGGAAGGTGGATCGGGGTGGGGAGGGCGATGACCCAGCCCGAGAGGAGCTAGAGCCAAAGAGGGTACGGAGCTCAGGGCCAGAGGCTgaggaggcccaggaggaggaggagctggaggaggagactGGGGGTGAgggccccccccaacccctgcccaccACTGGCAGCCCCAGCACCCAGGAGAACCAGAATGGCTTGGAGCCGGCACTAGGGGCCACTTCAGGCCCCTCGGCCCCTTTCTCTACTCTGACTCCTAGGCTGCATGTGCCCTGCCCACAGCAGCCACCTCAGCAACAGTTGTGA